From the genome of Spinacia oleracea cultivar Varoflay chromosome 2, BTI_SOV_V1, whole genome shotgun sequence, one region includes:
- the LOC110795030 gene encoding N-glycosylase/DNA lyase OGG1 isoform X2 produces the protein MKRRRPFPSPLSVIKCTTPSTPPTPCNFDITQFSKTKTNLNSETLSISSKRPPRRSLSETLKIENLPPEKWTPLNLGKSELSLSLTFPTGQTFRWKKTGRLQYTGVIKSHLVSLKHLENGDVSYHFHTATCPTSGSNSNFNEEEDAKLALLDFVNVGIRLTDLWADFSASDQKFAELAPHLVGARVLRQDPLECLIQFLCSTNNNIQRITRMVDYISSLGHYLGSVEGFQFYQFPSLERLSIVSEAELREAGFGYRAKYMVSTIKALQLKPGGGVKWLSSLRELDLEKVIINLSTLPGVGPKVASCVALFSLDQHHAVPVDTHVWQI, from the exons ATGAAGCGAAGAAGACCCTTTCCTTCACCATTATCCGTTATAAAATGCACAACACCCTCAACCCCCCCAACTCCATGCAACTTCGACATCACCCAGTTttccaaaaccaaaaccaaccTAAACTCTGAAACTCTCTCCATCTCTTCAAAGAGACCACCTAGGAGATCTTTGTCTGAAACCCTAAAAATCGAAAACTTGCCACCCGAGAAATGGACACCCCTCAATTTGGGGAAATCAGAGCTATCGTTGTCCCTGACATTTCCAACAGGACAGACTTTCAGGTGGAAGAAAACAGGGAGACTCCAATACACGGGAGTTATCAAGTCCCATTTGGTGTCCTTGAAGCACCTTGAAAATGGTGATGTTTCTTACCATTTTCACACGGCTACCTGTCCTACTTCCGGTTCCAATTCCAACTTCAATGAGGAGGAGGATGCTAAGCTAGCTTTGCTTGATTTTGTTAACGTGGGTATTCGTTTGACTGACTTGTGGGCGGATTTTTCGGCCTCAGATCAGAAGTTTGCTGAGCTAGCACCTCATTTGGTCGGTGCCCGTGTGCTCAGGCAAGATCCTTTGGAGTGCCTAATTCAGTTCTTGTGTTCAACTAATAATAACATTCAGAGGATTACTCGAATGGTTGATTACATTTCTTCATTAGGTCATTATTTGGGAAGTGTTGAGGGGTTTCAGTTTTATCAATTTCCATCATTGGAGCGGCTGTCCATTGTCTCTGAAGCGGAGCTAAGGGAGGCTGGATTTGGTTATAG AGCCAAATACATGGTCAGCACAATAAAGGCCTTGCAATTGAAACCTGGTGGTGGTGTTAAGTGGCTTTCTTCTTTGCGTGAATTGGATCTTGAAAAGGTCATAATCAATCTCTCCACTTTGCCCGGTGTGGGTCCAAAGGTGGCATCGTGTGTAGCTCTCTTTTCCCTGGACCAACATCATGCAGTTCCAGTTGACACGCATGTTTGGCAG ATTTAG
- the LOC110795032 gene encoding WAT1-related protein At1g44800, with translation MGFKSISERIAKIKAYLAIISLQFGYSGMYIVTAVCLKHGMNHYILSVYRHVFATLAVAPFALIFERKTRPKMTLSIFLKIMVLAFLEPVLDQNLYYVGLMDTSATLTSASVNILPAITFIMATIFRLEKVDIRKIPSQAKIIGTIVTVSGAMVMTLYRGPIINLFGSHGIDNLHSSAAATPSTQHWIIGTICVLCSCLGWAAFFILQSFTLNEYPAQLSLTAWICFMGSLEGGVVSLVMVRDMKAWELGWDSRLVASVYTGVVCSGIAYYVQGVVNKERGPVFVTVFSPLCMIITAALGSIILHEILHLGSIIGALVIVIGLYTVVWGKSKDVSNSQQKGKALPIVNDSTTKSIDITTPPPPPPPSDHSNQTGISMTSNKISEVA, from the exons ATGGGATTCAAGTCAATCTCCGAACGAATAGCAAAGATCAAGGCCTACTTGGCTATAATTTCACTTCAGTTTGGGTATTCTGGAATGTATATAGTAACCGCAGTATGCCTAAAACACGGAATGAACCATTACATCCTTTCCGTCTACCGTCATGTTTTTGCCACCCTTGCTGTTGCTCCATTTGCACTTATTTTTGAAAG GAAAACTAGGCCCAAGATGACCCTCTCAATCTTTCTCAAGATAATGGTGCTCGCTTTTCTTGA GCCTGTGCTAGATCAAAACCTGTACTACGTGGGATTGATGGACACATCGGCCACACTTACATCAGCTAGTGTCAACATCCTCCCGGCAATTACCTTCATCATGGCAACAATTTTCAG GCTGGAGAAAGTTGATATAAGAAAGATACCAAGCCAAGCAAAGATCATAGGAACCATAGTGACAGTATCAGGAGCAATGGTAATGACCCTTTATAGAGGTCCTATTATCAATCTTTTCGGAAGCCATGGAATTGACAACCTTCACAGTAGCGCTGCTGCTACTCCTTCTACTCAGCATTGGATTATTGGTACCATTTGCGTCCTTTGCAGTTGCTTGGGATGGGCTGCTTTCTTCATACTCCAA TCATTTACTCTGAATGAGTACCCAGCACAACTATCACTCACAGCATGGATATGCTTCATGGGATCATTGGAAGGAGGTGTCGTATCGCTTGTGATGGTAAGGGACATGAAAGCGTGGGAGCTTGGGTGGGACTCCAGACTTGTTGCCTCTGTTTACACG GGAGTGGTCTGCTCGGGGATAGCATATTATGTGCAAGGAGTAGTGAACAAGGAAAGAGGGCCTGTGTTTGTGACAGTGTTCAGCCCTCTTTGCATGATCATCACCGCTGCTTTAGGATCCATAATCTTGCATGAGATACTACACTTGGGCAG TATCATAGGAGCATTGGTCATAGTCATTGGCCTCTACACAGTGGTATGGGGTAAAAGCAAGGATGTTTCAAACTCTCAACAAAAAGGCAAGGCGCTTCCCATTGTCAACGATAGCACTACCAAATCTATTGACATTActactcctcctcctcctcctcctccttcaGATCATTCCAATCAAACTGGAATCTCAATGACGTCTAACAAGATCTCAGAGGTTGCTTAA
- the LOC110795030 gene encoding N-glycosylase/DNA lyase OGG1 isoform X1, producing MKRRRPFPSPLSVIKCTTPSTPPTPCNFDITQFSKTKTNLNSETLSISSKRPPRRSLSETLKIENLPPEKWTPLNLGKSELSLSLTFPTGQTFRWKKTGRLQYTGVIKSHLVSLKHLENGDVSYHFHTATCPTSGSNSNFNEEEDAKLALLDFVNVGIRLTDLWADFSASDQKFAELAPHLVGARVLRQDPLECLIQFLCSTNNNIQRITRMVDYISSLGHYLGSVEGFQFYQFPSLERLSIVSEAELREAGFGYRAKYMVSTIKALQLKPGGGVKWLSSLRELDLEKVIINLSTLPGVGPKVASCVALFSLDQHHAVPVDTHVWQVATRSLMPELAGVRLTSKLCSRVAEAFVTRYGKYAGWAQTLLFVSELPSQRGIIPQQVCTVKEKNLQKKRVF from the exons ATGAAGCGAAGAAGACCCTTTCCTTCACCATTATCCGTTATAAAATGCACAACACCCTCAACCCCCCCAACTCCATGCAACTTCGACATCACCCAGTTttccaaaaccaaaaccaaccTAAACTCTGAAACTCTCTCCATCTCTTCAAAGAGACCACCTAGGAGATCTTTGTCTGAAACCCTAAAAATCGAAAACTTGCCACCCGAGAAATGGACACCCCTCAATTTGGGGAAATCAGAGCTATCGTTGTCCCTGACATTTCCAACAGGACAGACTTTCAGGTGGAAGAAAACAGGGAGACTCCAATACACGGGAGTTATCAAGTCCCATTTGGTGTCCTTGAAGCACCTTGAAAATGGTGATGTTTCTTACCATTTTCACACGGCTACCTGTCCTACTTCCGGTTCCAATTCCAACTTCAATGAGGAGGAGGATGCTAAGCTAGCTTTGCTTGATTTTGTTAACGTGGGTATTCGTTTGACTGACTTGTGGGCGGATTTTTCGGCCTCAGATCAGAAGTTTGCTGAGCTAGCACCTCATTTGGTCGGTGCCCGTGTGCTCAGGCAAGATCCTTTGGAGTGCCTAATTCAGTTCTTGTGTTCAACTAATAATAACATTCAGAGGATTACTCGAATGGTTGATTACATTTCTTCATTAGGTCATTATTTGGGAAGTGTTGAGGGGTTTCAGTTTTATCAATTTCCATCATTGGAGCGGCTGTCCATTGTCTCTGAAGCGGAGCTAAGGGAGGCTGGATTTGGTTATAG AGCCAAATACATGGTCAGCACAATAAAGGCCTTGCAATTGAAACCTGGTGGTGGTGTTAAGTGGCTTTCTTCTTTGCGTGAATTGGATCTTGAAAAGGTCATAATCAATCTCTCCACTTTGCCCGGTGTGGGTCCAAAGGTGGCATCGTGTGTAGCTCTCTTTTCCCTGGACCAACATCATGCAGTTCCAGTTGACACGCATGTTTGGCAG GTCGCTACAAGATCCCTCATGCCCGAATTAGCAGGTGTCCGTTTGACATCAAAATTGTGTAGCCGGGTGGCTGAAGCATTTGTTACAAGATATGGGAAATATGCTGGGTGGGCTCAGACGCTACTTTTTGTGTCTGAGTTACCCTCTCAAAGGGGCATCATACCACAGCAAGTTTGTACTGTGAAAGAAAAGAATTTACAGAAGAAAAGAGTGTTTTGA